In Magallana gigas chromosome 1, xbMagGiga1.1, whole genome shotgun sequence, the sequence GGCTCTTCCTCTCtggcttttaccggtatatcTTAGATAGATAATATAAGCTGTCTCGAGGATGACAGGACTAAGACACACTGTATCAAAATCTGGGTGCTGGGATATGCACTTTATGTGCTCATTAATGTAGTCCGCCACATAATGTTCAAATTCATAGCAACAAAGACATTCCTTAAATGTAGGTAGAATTGTACAATTTTCACAAGTACACCAATCCAATGATGCTCCTCTCTCATTCACATTAACTGCAGGTGGAAGGGCATCATTCTGGGCTTCAATTTCTTCCTCTGTAAACTGTGGTTCAAATTGATAGCCCTCAActtcaatttcattgtttaattcaCTTTCTGACGATGGCATTTTAACTGCGTAACTGAGTGTTGATTAACCAATGTGTcaaaatgcaatgtgtctcactgacgtcggcatcagtgctgccctctcttagatgcttagagataacccagcagggaggtaatgattttatcaatatgGCGGCTCCCATAAATTGCAAGAATTAGTTACTTTTAATGGAATATCTTCTTACTGAGGAAAGCTATGTCTAATTGGCTTTAcaaaatcattatatacatCAAACTgacaaatttgagcccttgataattttttcatgttcacttcctttaaactGACTTGTTTATGCCAAAACTGACCACAATTTATGTAAAAACTACCAAAGCAATAACCATGACGttatagtttttgttttgaatcGAAATTATGCGTACATGAACAGAAAAAATGCTATTTCATTCACTTTGAACCACACATCTACAGACTTTACAGAATTAAAGGGGAATAAGTCAAATTCATTTCCACGTGTTTAATGATTACAAAGTATCTGTTATGCATTTCTAGTAGTCAGCTGAGAGAGCTAAGGGCTCTAAAGGCCAAAATCGGCCCCATCtcaaaaatgaatcatatttttCTGTTATGTGCTAtggatttctaaaaaaaaaaaagtagcaaAATGTTCGGAAAAGTCAATTTTGTGGTCACAAAAACTGACCAAAAAGGAACGACATAAAATTATCAACGCTagcaaaaaaattctaaaatcatctgatgtcaaattttttaaaaactatatgaGTCTTGAAATGATAAATTTAGGGATGgattaaaaagaaatcatttgcTTTGCCAATTTGTTTACCTGATGGATTACAAAATAGcaatttttgcatatatttgATGGACTCTAAATGCCGAAAATTTTTTAGAAACCCTGGTCGAATTGAACATCATTCAAAGTCCTTGCGGAAGTAAACCAGGGTCAAAGCTTTGAAAAATAGTGTGTGGGAGAAAAGAGAAGATATCGATATGTGGGGATGATGGTGAAATAACTCAAAAAACAAATCgagaatcattttaaaaactttcaaaactCCGGGTAATGTCATTGGACATGTATTTGACGTACACCAAAAGCTTGTGTTAATAGTCGTTTGGAGTGATCCTGTAATATACACAATTGTATGTGACAGAGTCTtagctttttttaatttccatagCCGGCTCCCAAGAGTTCGCTGGTTAGCATGCGTTCAATGGATAGAAAACGAAGTAAAGTTGTAAGATACTCAGGAATAACAATTACTCAGATAATTGAGAATAGTAATCAGGGTAAATCTTTGCTTTCTGTTGATGATAAATCTTTGCTCAACTAACTTAGAATGGCAATAGAGATATTTGTATGGCTGACTATGCCGGGAAGGCGTTCGTTAGGATGGATGGATCTGGAGATCTGCGATTTAAGTACAGAGGCCACAATATCTTGGCACAATCGAAGTACAAAATGGTCCATCCTAATGCGATTGTCAATGATAAAAATCACCACATTCTTATTGCCGATAAATGGAACAATTTTGTCCATATCATAGACTGTGACGGTAACTTTATCCGTTTTATTGAGTGCCCATGCACTGGGGGCATAAGTGTAAATACTGACCAAAATCTGGTAGTAGGAGAACTATCTGCTGGGGgaattcattttatcaaatatttcgaGTAAATAGTACAATTTAACTCAAACGTATACAATTTAACGCTTTATTTAGTGGTTCATGTGGTACTGAAAGTAGCAAAGTTTACTTATAATCATATATTTGCATGTCCATTGTTTTTTCCCGCTGATAGTCCATATGGAGGATCTgcatttatatttctataatcgcaattgctctatCTGTATGTGCAATTGCCCCTAAAGACTTTCAGATAGCGAATTCTCATATATCTATTATTGTCtatttaatcatatatatagtgaatttttctaataaaaaaaatatgtggtgtttaatattaattatctaaagtttaaaataaaatacaaggtattttagttttattcatatttaattttaatcatttacgaatgttatttattattgtataataaaaatgtgcCTTAATAAAACGAAagtgaattaattttatattttcatgtacaaaattcaatgtataaggaaagataactcttcctaACTATAACATGATTTATGTACCTTACTGTTGGcgtactatgacgtcataaaggagtgacgtcatatacttttccatgacgttatagatttaaaccactatacaatacatcatgtgtttttctccaactccctaaaattgatgtttttaaaacatgtcatatcaaaattttaaggaattactgttatgatatatcattgattttgttaacaaatctatgtgaattaaaaaaaatacattacagtctgaacgtttattttttatgcaatagctaaatgtcaagatCTAACGTTAACGTTCGGCTAAtgcagggtatttgcgagtggtaaaatgcaaatataagtaataaacaacgattatttagtgaacatggcgttatgaatagcaactgctctgctggcatattttccatgatgcgctagttATATTGTGATATTATTATACTGGTTATATTGTGATTCGACCTTGTTAATGGCTTTAATAAAAGAGTCGGTTATCTTAAGTCATAAAGGAAAAGCTACTTAGAAAAGACAATGTTTATCAACAATGTACATAATAATAATTGATACACATATCCGATGAAGCGTTTGATATTGATTTGATGTTCACATTATGATCAGTACATATACTTTGAACTTAAGAACTCAATTATATAATacttacattcagtgtatatttccatttatgtttgcattggCAATCTGCAACGTTCTATTTCCAATGAACACACTTAGATAATTCATGCACCATGAGTACAAATATAATGGTCATCACGCGTATGGAGTATATTTatcattgtacgattaaatgaaatgttcaaacttacaaaacaaatttgatatatACTAATGAAAAATAATCGTTAAATCATATTTAATCGTCAATAAAAACGACTTTTTCGATAACGTTTCTTGCACTATATTTTTAGTCGCAGAAGTCAACTAgataacatgttaatatggctgttcaAAGAAGTATGTTTCATATTCCTGGTTAAGAGCGCATATAACGGTTTCAAGCGAGGATATATGCGCACTATTtcaccgcttggtgtgttataggaacGACGAAAAATATGCATGCATGCAATTTATAAGGATTTGAGTATGAGTGACTAATTAGTAATAATTTCGGCTTGATCCTTTCATTTGTCCGTTTTGTGGTtctgtatttttcatttatatcacAGGTGTGATGTTTAAGAAACATTCTATGTACGACTTACTGAGTAAACATTTTGAGTTTCACATGTCGGCTGGAGCCGAGCTGTTTTGCTACAGAGCATTATGTCGTTTTGTGTGAAGTGTGCAGTGCCATAGTGTAAGTGAATGTTTATCGCATTGTATATGTATCTTTCCAGAGTTTTGAGTGAAATTCTAGTATGCATAAGCTTGCATTTTCATGATAGTTGAGTATTTCTCTCCAATGTCTATCGGCCGACATGACCTACTTTCTGCATAGTGCGCAGATTCATATTTTGCATAGCATGCAATTGTTTTATTGTATAAGCATACAATATAAGTCTGTATTTTATCATACAGTATAAGTTCTTGGCAGATTTACGATGTATAAGTAAATGTAATGTTGTAATTTTGGAAGGTTTTGCAAAACACGTGGTTGCTGATGAAACTTAAATCTATGGAAAGCAGTTCTAGTCaataatacatttgtatacGGAAATGTATGGAGTCGCATTATTGTCATAGTTATTATGTTTGTAAATGTATGTGTATTGTAACAACAATTCATTTGTCTTTTGTAGCTTTTTACTAATAAAGTATGGAGACAAGTATGCATTCTTAATCCAGAACAGTAAAAAGACTGGCTCTACAAGCACACATGGCAACCATGAATCCAACAGAAGAGGACACAAGTGGTCGTCCCAGAAGGAAGATCGTTTTGACAGAGACAGGAAGAGCTCTCTTCGAACAGtctgtttcaaaattttggacaaaaCTGAGAACTGTGCGTAGGAAGTTAGAAGCAGAGATGAAAGAAATGGCTACAGACTCTAAGGAATCTTACCATCTGCAACGAGATAGACTGATCAACCTCGCTAAAGAGTACTGCGGAGTTCAGGAAGAATTGTTGGCCTTTCTGGAACGCTCTAATACAAaggagagtgagagagagaaagcaTCACAGAAAGTAGTGACAGACTTACTCATGGACAAAGTTAGTGAGTTTGTGCGCGGGCTAGACTCAGAAATGTCGTCCTTTGTGATGAGTCCCAAGCCTGTGACAATGAGGAGCCCCAATCCTGTCCAAGTGAAGACTCCGAAGCCTATACAGGTAAAGGCGGAGCCTCGGGATTCCCCAAAGCCTGCGGAACATGAAGACAGAAAGTCTATTCGATCAAGGAGAAGCGCTGGGTCTCATCGATCTGCTGCCTCTTCCATCTCCTTGGCGCAGCAGCGTCTTGAAGCGGAGGAGACCAAGGCTAAACTGCAGTACGCACGGAAGGAAGCCAAACTACGTAAAGAGCAGGCATCTATTCAAGTGGACCTGGAAGTTCTTGACGCCGAAAGAGATGCTGCTGTGGCAGAAGCAAAGCTACGTGCTCTTGAGAGCATGGAACCAGACTACATATCTGTTTCCTCCGAATCAGTGGCCGAACCTGTCGTAGAAGTCGAGGATCTGATTGAACGGGCAAGAAACTTTGTCGAAGGGATTAGTCTACAGCCAGTAGAGACAACCTTAAAGGAACCTCTGACAGAAATGTTGAACGAGGAATCCCACAAAGcaacagagaaacttaacagcGAGTCAGTCAACCCAGTTACGAGAATATCTACACCTGTTCCCAAGGGATTGGAATCATCCAAGAACACTGTGTTTGATATTTCAAGCTTTCTACTTAAGAAAGAACTCATGATCAATAAGCTGGTCAATTTTGACGATAAACCTGAGAACTTTGTACCCTGGAAGACCAGTTTTAAGTCAGTTATTCAGGAGGCATCAGTTTCGCCCTCAGAAGAACTCGATCTCCTCATCAGATGGTTGGGCCCTAGCTCCAAGGAACACGCTAAAAGCATCCGAGCAGCATCAATAGGAAATCCTACACAAGGCTGTGAGACCTTATGGACTAGACTGGAGGAAAGATACGGCTCACCTGAACTGATCGAAACAGCAATTAAGACCAAGCTTGCGAATTTCCACCGACTTAGTGCGAACGAACCAAGACGGTTGTATGAACTTTCAGATATTTTGAGCGAAACACTGGCGTTAAAGGAAAATCCAAAATACAATCAACAATTCAGTTATTTTGACTCATCAGTAGGAGTGCTTCCCATTGTTCAGAAGTTAACATCTGGTTTGCAGAATAAGTGGACTTCTAAAGCCTCGAAGTACAAACAGACTCATGGAGTTACTTACCCTCCATTTACTATATTCTGTGAATTTGTGAAGGAAATGTCAACCATGATGAATGACCCTGGCTTACAAGTGACTCAGGCTTTTGTCAAAGAGACACCAAGATACAACCAGCAGAACTTCAAACCTGCAAAATCAGTGAATGTCAAGAAGACTGATTTTAAAGACTCAGGAAGAGACTTTAAGACCACAGGGAAGAGATGCCCTATCCACGATGCTGAGCATACCTTGAATGAGTGCAGGGCTTTCAGGAAGAAATCCGTTCGTGACCGGAAATTATTCCTCAGAGAACATAACTTGTGTTACAGATGTTGCGGATCAGACACGCATACGTTCAAGACCTGCCGCGCAGATATAAGATGCGAGGAATGTGAAAGTTCACAGCACCCTACAGCTCTTCATCCACCTGAAAGCCAGAGACAGAATGGCGGGGAGGGAGCAAACATCCTCTCTAAGTGCACGGCGGTGTGTGGTGAACAGTTTACTGGACGTTCGTGTGCAAAGGCTGTACTTGTGGACGTATATCCGAAAGGAACCCCTTCACAACGTTTACGCATCTATGCTCTGATTGATGACCAGAGCAACACAACACTCGCAAGATCAGAACTGTTTGACTTTATGAATGTGCCTCACTCACAGACACATTTCTTTACACTTACCTCATGTGCGGGCCGCATACAGACGAGTGGTCGTAGAATATCAGGTCTGATGGTAGCAACGACTGATGGTTCTGTTGTGATGGAACTGCCTACCATTACAGAATGTAATGAAATTCCCAATGAGAAACATGAAATACCGACCCTTGATGTAGTGAAACATCACCCACATCTTCAAGACCTACCTTTAGCTCCTATGAATCCACAAGTGGAAATTCTACTACTCATAGGACGTGACCTACTGGAGGCCCATTATGTGCTGTCTCAGAGACTTGGACCTAAGAACTCACCCTTTGCGTTGCAGCTGAAACTAGGTTGGGTCGTCATTGGAGATGTATGTATCAACAAGTCGCATAAACCATCGACTATCAATGTGCTCAAGACTAACATAGTTACCTGTGAACGTCAGTCGATTTTTCAACCCTGTCCTAACAGTTTCCATCTAAAGGAGGACATCGCATCCTGTCGAGACGATGTTGGGTTCCACATTTTCGAGCGGAACAGGGATGATGACGAAGTTGGGATCTCTGTCGAAGATCGCCAATTCCTCAGGATTATGGACAATGAGTTTGTGAAAGATGAAGACGGGAGATGGAAAGCTCCACTCCCTTTTAAGTTTCGTAGACCGCAGTTAGGGAACAACAGAAGTCAAGCGTTAAAGCGTGCGCTGATGCTAGACAGGGATTTGAAGCGGAACCCTATAAAGAGGGAGCACATGATCACGTTTATGAAATCAATCACGGAAAGTGACGCTTTAGAGATTGCACCACCTGTTCCTCCAGGAAAAGAATGCTGGTTTTTACCTCTTTTTGGAGTGTATCATCCACGAAAACCAGACAAAATACGTGGAGTTTTCGACTCATCAGTGAGTTATGAAGGTCTCTCTCTCAATAGTGTCTTACTGTCAGGACCTAATCTAACGAATGACTTGCTTGGTATACTGTTACGTTTCCGTATGGACAAAGTAGCCATCATGGCGGACATCCAGCAGATGTTTTACTCATTCCTTGTTAGTGAAGAGGACAGAGACTTTTTGAGGTTCTTCTGGTACAAGAATAACGACTCGGATGAAGAACTTATTGAGTACCGAATGAAGGTTCACGTGTTTGGGAACACACCTTCACCGGCAGTGGCCACTTATGGTCTACGGAAAACAGTAGAGAACGAAGATAGTGATGTAAGGAATTACGTGATGAAGAACTTTTATGTGGATGATGGTCTTATCTCCTTGCCCTCTAGTGCAGAAGCCATTAGATTGCTAAAGAAGACTCAGGTTGCGTTGAACAATGCAAGAATCAGACTCCATAAGATTGTGTCAAACGATGTGGAAGTCATGGAAGCTTTTCCATCTGAGGACTTGGAAAAGAACTTAATGTCACTGGACATTGGATCTGATGATTTGCCTGTCCAGCACAGTCTAGGCCTGTCATGGGACATTAACTCGGACAGCTTCACATACAGCACACGCATTCTAGAGAAACCCTTCACAAAGAGAGGACTTCTTTCTGTTGTCAACAGCTTGTTCGACCCTTTGGGTTTTATTGCACCCATAGTGATACATGGCAGAATTCTGTATAGAGAAGTGGGTGAGTGCAACAGTAGTTGGGATGATCCTTTACCTAGTGACCGAGAGGAAGAGTGGACAAGATGGAAGGACTCCCTCAGCTCTCTAGAAGACTTGCACATTCCAAGAATGTTTACGCAGCTTTCCTTAAGCCGTACTCACATGAGGGAAATACATATATTCTCGGACGCTTCTGAGAAAGCGATCTCAGCAGTGGTGTACCTGCGTACAATCAGCAACTCTGGTGATGTTCACGTTGGATTCGTCATTGGGAAATCTAAGATAGCCCCACTTCAGACTACAACTATCCCGCGTCTTGAACTTTGTGCAGCAGTCTTGGGCACAGAGTTGGCTCAGACAGTGTTCAAACACTTGGATATCGACCCAGATGCAGCGACGTACTACACAGATAGTAAGGTAGTACTAGGTTACCTGAACAACCAAACTCGCAGATTTTATAACTATGTCTCGAACCGAGTGGCTGTCATCCACAGACGCTCTAAGCCTTTACAGTGGAAATTTGTACCAACTGCGCAGAATCCAGCAGACATAGGGACTAGATGTTTGACATCGGTAGAAGAGCTAGCAGAGAGTGACTGGCTTAGAGGACCACTTTTACTCAGATCTCCTCATAGTAAAGAAGAAGTTCTTACCTTTCCTTTGGTCTTTCCTGAAGAAGACAATAATGTACGTCCAGAAGTAAGAGTAAAGAAAACGGAAATAAACACACCATTTGTGGCAagatttgaaaacttttcaacTTGGAAAAGTTTGGTGCGTGCTGTATATAATCTGAAGAAGATTTGCCGATTGAAAAGAGGAGCTGCAGATTCAGCAGCATTCGATGTTGAGGTCATGCAAGAAGCTGAGCATTTCATCCTGCAGGAAGTACAAGCTTTCTTTTATAAGGAAGAGATCAGATCTTTGAAAGACGGTAAACCTGTACCCCCTTCAAGCTGCATTGTGACTTTGAACCCATTTATGGACAAACGGGGCACGGTACGTGTTGGCGGACGTCTCAACCAATCTAACCTTCCTGTTGATGAGAAGAACCCAATAATCATCCCTGGAAAATCTCATGTTGCAAGAATTCTTGTGTCCCATTTCCACAGCAAAGTTTATCACCAAGGAAGACTTATCTCAGAAGGTGCAGTGAGGTCCGGTGGGTTCTGGATCACTGGCTGTAAGACACTTGTGAACTCAGTTATACACAAGTGCGTTACCTGCAGGAAACTCCGAGGAAAACTGGAACACCAGCGCATGAGTGACTTACCTGCAGACAGACTGACGCCTGGTCCTCCTTTCTCAGCAGTAGGTGTCGACGTGTTTGGCCCGTGGACTGTAGCCGCGCGCAAGACCAGAGGAGGATTATCTCACAACAAAAGATGGGCGGtactttttacatgtttgaCTTCAAGGGCCATTCACATAGAAGTCATAGAAGAGATGAGCTCTTCATCATTCATAAATGCACTGCGACGTTTTGTGTCTCTACGTGGCCCAGTGAAGGAGATGCGTTCGGACCGAGGGACCAACTTCTTAGGCGCCCTGGACGCGATTCAAGCGGATGCCGTTTATACAGAGAAATGACCTATTAGAGATTACCTTCGCAACAACAGGATAACATGGACCTTTAATCCACCCCATGCATCACACAGAGGAGGATCATGGGAGAGGATGATTGGGATCTCTCGCAAGATACTAGACGCCATGTTGTTGAACCCAAATGCGAAACAGTTGTCCCATGAAGTCTTGTGCACATTCATGTGTGAAGTGTGTGCAATCGTGAACTCCCGTCCTATTTGTTCACTGTCATGTGATCCTGACAGTCCTTATGTCATCAGTCCGTCAATGCTACTTACCCAGAAAGGTTTCGCAGACATTCCTCCACAGACTTGTGGCGACATAAAGGAAACCTACAAAGCTCAGTGGAAACATGTACAACACCTTTCCGATACCTTTTGGAAGCGTTGGAAGGATGGATACTTACAGAATCTCCAAGCAAGAAGGAAATGGTGTGAGGAACGTCCTGACGTGAAGGAAGGTGACGTGGTCCTATTACGTGACAAGGAGTTGCACCGTGGACAGTGGCCGATGGGTTTGATTTTGAAGACTTTCGACAGTGGCAACGATCAGAAAGTGAGAACAGTTGAAGTTCGGGTGATCAAAGACGGCAAGGACACAACCTACATTCGACCAATAACGGAATTGGTGCTACTGATTGACTAACTTGTTCAGTTTATTAGTGTGCTTTAGTTTGCTCACATACTGTTTAGATTTTTGTgtatatgatttataattttgtataattgtaATATCCTTGGGATATTAGGCGGGGAGTGTGATGTTTAAGAAACATTCTATGTACGACTTACTGAGTAAACATTTTGAGTTTCACATGTCGGCTGGAGCCGAGCTGTTTTGCTACAGAGCATTATGTCGTTTTGTGTGAAGTGTGCAGTGCCATAGTGTAAGTGAATGTTTATCGCATTGTATATGTATCTTTCCAGAGTTTTGAGTGAAATTCTAGTATGCATAAGCTTGCATTTTCATGATAGTTGAGTATTTCTCTCCAATGTCTATCGGCCGACATGACCTACTTTCTGCATAGTGCGCAGATTCATATTTTGCATAGCATGCAATTGTTTTATTGTATAAGCATACAATATAAGTCTGTATTTTATCATACAGTATAAGTTCTTGGCAGATTTACGATGTATAAGTAAATGTAATGTTGTAATTTTGGAAGGTTTTGCAAAACACGTGGTTGCTGATGAAACTTAAATCTATGGAAAGCAGTTCTAGTCaataatacatttgtatacGGAAATGTATGGAGTCGCATTATTGTCATAGTTATTATGTTTGTAAATGTATGTGTATTGTAACAACAATTCATTTGTCTTTTGTAGCTTTTTACTAATAAAGTATGGAGACAAGTATGCATTCTTAATCCAGAACAACAGGAGAAGACTATTTGTTATAGagtacacaatttaaaaaaaaaatgtctacatACACTATTTTACATAAACGATTTCGACTTTTGACTATTAAATTGTTACTTATGAGATAATGTTTATATCTAACAAAGATTGCAATTCAGGACGGTAGTCAGTCGATAATGATAAAGATAACGAATACACCCTACATATGTACCTTGAAATTTAAATGTGGTTCATCGTCAGTATCACGTCAGACATATTTGTTCACTCTACACAAACCGAATGAACAACTactaaaagatataaaatactTCAGGAAATCGAGTTTTGTTAATGTAAGTATGTTTGTTATTCTTTCTTTCAATTTAGATTCGTCGGTTGTAACAATTGTTTACGGATACAATGATACAAGAGAAagtaaaattaaacttttttcaataCCATGTAGTTTTCCCCGtacttattttgttttgttttgtttacttttgatttaaGAAAGTCTAAAATGTGATCTCGATATGTAATATTATGGTgcagaattttaaaagaaaaagtgtttcctttattttgcaaatactttaaaatttattatatggGCGGATCTTATCTGGGTGTAAAGTACACTCAGCTTGGTATAATATTTGGAAAGCAGCAGTCCTTTtgattatatatgaataaacatatgcttttataaGACACTTTCAAGTACAGATTTGCACAACACTTACAACTGCAACGCTGTTATATTCTCTTAAATCTATAATTACTGGGAATATATCAAAAACAATCAACAACGAATTGCAAAACTTacaggggcatggtcacgattttggtcaaattttatttttctgtttttattatatacaatgctttgggaatgcatttctaatgatcaaataaaagaGTCGGTTATCTTAAGTCATAAAGGAAAAGCTATTTAGAAAAGACTATGTTTATGAACAATGTACATAATAATAATTGATACAGATATCCGATGAAGGGTTTGATATTGATTTGGTGTTCACATAATAAtcagtacatatattttgaactttagaactcaatgatataataaattcagtgtatatttccatTTAGGTTTGCATTGGCAATCTGCAACGTTCTATTTCCATTGAACACACTTAGCTAATTCATGCATaatgagcacaaatataaagGTCATCACGCGTATTGAGTATATTTatcattgtacgattaaatgaaacgttcaaacttccaaaacaaatttgatatatACTAATAAAAAATACTAGTAATCGTTAAATCATATTTAATCGTCAATAAAAAAGACTTTTTCGATAACGTctctggcactatatttttagtcGCAGAAGTGAACTAgataacatgttaatatggctgttcaAAGAGGTATGTTTCATATTCCTGGTTAAGAGCGCATATAACGGTTTCAAGCGAGGATACATGCACACTATTTCACTGCGCTTGGTGTTTTATAGGAACGACGAAAAATAAGCATGCATGCAATTTATAAGGATTTGAGTATGAGTGACTAATTAGTAATAATTTTGGCTTGATCCTTTTATTTGTCCATTTTTGTGGTTCtgcatttttcatttatatcataGGAGAAGACTATTTGTTCTAGAGTacgcaattaaaaaaaatatctacatacACTATTTTACATAAACGATTTCGACTTTAGACTATTAAATTGTTACTTATGAGATAAtgtatacgagggttgtcccaaaataatgtagacaggacacataatttataatttgttcactgcaatttcattagacttctatgttttcttcaatgacccaTTGGCaaacaattatgaaaaattcaaatctgtaatttatttgtttctcgagaaaataaataattattaacaagaagttttgtcaggcggcgcaatgtgcaacgtcgaaaatttccagttttacgttgttgctaaaccctccacatcgttTTACGATAACATGTACGTTTTATTTCGAAAATGTCTTagtaaaaatatctttgaacatgtaccctgagtgcacattcaacatatatttctagttttttttataaatattttcgaagtacaaacgatctgtcggctccaaacttgtcctgtattacttgttgtctaacgtcGTCTTACCGAAATGAGTCGTTCTGCATTTTGACGTCCACTGATATCGTtcgggttttctttttttttttacttattgtcatcatacttgttcaaatattttcaatgttgtttaactacttattcacaaaacgcatttctaatcgattttgttaatttcgtttacttccaaagccgcttaggatttatttcatggttttacaaaattgtatcagttactgctgcgccgcattaaacgctgacatcgtcattttattacgagttaacttttcaacttgtcacaaaacgtgctatataatatttaaaagttttgctATAGCCAAAAAAATTTCTGAGTaactaatataattattatcaaatatcaatgtatgttttatttgaatttttc encodes:
- the LOC117685093 gene encoding uncharacterized protein, whose translation is MATMNPTEEDTSGRPRRKIVLTETGRALFEQSVSKFWTKLRTVRRKLEAEMKEMATDSKESYHLQRDRLINLAKEYCGVQEELLAFLERSNTKESEREKASQKVVTDLLMDKVSEFVRGLDSEMSSFVMSPKPVTMRSPNPVQVKTPKPIQVKAEPRDSPKPAEHEDRKSIRSRRSAGSHRSAASSISLAQQRLEAEETKAKLQYARKEAKLRKEQASIQVDLEVLDAERDAAVAEAKLRALESMEPDYISVSSESVAEPVVEVEDLIERARNFVEGISLQPVETTLKEPLTEMLNEESHKATEKLNSESVNPVTRISTPVPKGLESSKNTVFDISSFLLKKELMINKLVNFDDKPENFVPWKTSFKSVIQEASVSPSEELDLLIRWLGPSSKEHAKSIRAASIGNPTQGCETLWTRLEERYGSPELIETAIKTKLANFHRLSANEPRRLYELSDILSETLALKENPKYNQQFSYFDSSVGVLPIVQKLTSGLQNKWTSKASKYKQTHGVTYPPFTIFCEFVKEMSTMMNDPGLQVTQAFVKETPRYNQQNFKPAKSVNVKKTDFKDSGRDFKTTGKRCPIHDAEHTLNECRAFRKKSVRDRKLFLREHNLCYRCCGSDTHTFKTCRADIRCEECESSQHPTALHPPESQRQNGGEGANILSKCTAVCGEQFTGRSCAKAVLVDVYPKGTPSQRLRIYALIDDQSNTTLARSELFDFMNVPHSQTHFFTLTSCAGRIQTSGRRISGLMVATTDGSVVMELPTITECNEIPNEKHEIPTLDVVKHHPHLQDLPLAPMNPQVEILLLIGRDLLEAHYVLSQRLGPKNSPFALQLKLGWVVIGDVCINKSHKPSTINVLKTNIVTCERQSIFQPCPNSFHLKEDIASCRDDVGFHIFERNRDDDEVGISVEDRQFLRIMDNEFVKDEDGRWKAPLPFKFRRPQLGNNRSQALKRALMLDRDLKRNPIKREHMITFMKSITESDALEIAPPVPPGKECWFLPLFGVYHPRKPDKIRGVFDSSVSYEGLSLNSVLLSGPNLTNDLLGILLRFRMDKVAIMADIQQMFYSFLVSEEDRDFLRFFWYKNNDSDEELIEYRMKVHVFGNTPSPAVATYGLRKTVENEDSDVRNYVMKNFYVDDGLISLPSSAEAIRLLKKTQVALNNARIRLHKIVSNDVEVMEAFPSEDLEKNLMSLDIGSDDLPVQHSLGLSWDINSDSFTYSTRILEKPFTKRGLLSVVNSLFDPLGFIAPIVIHGRILYREVGECNSSWDDPLPSDREEEWTRWKDSLSSLEDLHIPRMFTQLSLSRTHMREIHIFSDASEKAISAVVYLRTISNSGDVHVGFVIGKSKIAPLQTTTIPRLELCAAVLGTELAQTVFKHLDIDPDAATYYTDSKVVLGYLNNQTRRFYNYVSNRVAVIHRRSKPLQWKFVPTAQNPADIGTRCLTSVEELAESDWLRGPLLLRSPHSKEEVLTFPLVFPEEDNNVRPEVRVKKTEINTPFVARFENFSTWKSLVRAVYNLKKICRLKRGAADSAAFDVEVMQEAEHFILQEVQAFFYKEEIRSLKDGKPVPPSSCIVTLNPFMDKRGTVRVGGRLNQSNLPVDEKNPIIIPGKSHVARILVSHFHSKVYHQGRLISEGAVRSGGFWITGCKTLVNSVIHKCVTCRKLRGKLEHQRMSDLPADRLTPGPPFSAVGVDVFGPWTVAARKTRGGLSHNKRWAVLFTCLTSRAIHIEVIEEMSSSSFINALRRFVSLRGPVKEMRSDRGTNFLGALDAIQADAVYTEK
- the LOC136275976 gene encoding uncharacterized protein; the protein is MIGISRKILDAMLLNPNAKQLSHEVLCTFMCEVCAIVNSRPICSLSCDPDSPYVISPSMLLTQKGFADIPPQTCGDIKETYKAQWKHVQHLSDTFWKRWKDGYLQNLQARRKWCEERPDVKEGDVVLLRDKELHRGQWPMGLILKTFDSGNDQKVRTVEVRVIKDGKDTTYIRPITELVLLID